The segment CGAGCCGCTTGCCGTCCCAGGCGCCGAGCACCGCGGCGGCCGCGAACGGGCCGACGGTGGTCCAGGGGATCTCGGCGGCCGCGCCGAGCCGGGGCAGCAGCGCCGCCAGCGAGTTCAGGGTGATCACCAGCAGGCTGGTCCCGATCGCCTCGGCCATCGGGAAGGCCAGGAAGGACACCAGCGCGGGAACCGCCAGGAACCCGCCGCCGACGCCCAGCACCCCGGTCGCCGCCCCGAGCCCCGCGCCCGCCAGCGCGGACCGCCGGGCCGACACCGGAACCCGGCCCGCCGCCCCGGACGCGACCGGGAGCGGGCACGCGTCGAGGCTCACCCCGGCGGGAGTCGTCTCCGTCTCCGTCTCCGTCACCGCCGCTGCCCCGGCCGCACCGCCGGAGACCGCGCCGCCGCCGGGCACCCCCGCGAGCGCGGGGGACGGGACGAGCGCGGGGGACGGGACGAGCGCGGGGGACGGGACGAGCGTGGCGACCGCCGCCGAGCCGAGCGCCGAGCCGAGCGCGGAGGGGAGCCGCACGGAGGTGTCCGCCTCCGCGGCCGCCCGCCGTCCGCCCGCCAGCATCCGCCAGGCGGCCAGCGCGGCCAGCAGGGCGAACGCGCCGGTCAGGGCGGCGCCGGGCAGGTGGCGGGAGAGCGCTCCGCCGAGCGCGGCGAGCGGGAGCCCGGCCGCGCCGAACAGCAGCCCCTCGCGCCAGCGGACGCGGCCGGCCCGGGCGTGCGCGACCAGGCCGGTGAGCGAGGTCACGGCCACGATCAGCAGGCTGGCGGTGGTCGCGGTGCCGGGCGTCAGCCCGATCAGGTAGATCAGCGCGGGGACGGCCAGCATGCTGCCGCCGCCGCCGAGCCCGCCCAGCGCCATGCCGACCACCGCGCCGGCGACCAGCGCGAGCAGGGCGATGCTCATACCGCGCCGCCGCAGCGACACGCGCCGTCGTGCGCGGGCAGTCCGGCCCGCAGCCAGTCGCGCATCCCGCCGGCCACGTTGACGGTCGGCAGCCCGTGCGCGTTGAGCAGTTCGGTGGCCGCCTGCGAGCGGTTCCCGGAACGGCACACCGCCAGCACCAGCCGTCCGTCGCCCGCCGCCCGTACGGTCTCCAGGCCCGCGGCGCCGTCCAGGTCGCCGAGCGG is part of the Kitasatospora setae KM-6054 genome and harbors:
- a CDS encoding TSUP family transporter yields the protein MSIALLALVAGAVVGMALGGLGGGGSMLAVPALIYLIGLTPGTATTASLLIVAVTSLTGLVAHARAGRVRWREGLLFGAAGLPLAALGGALSRHLPGAALTGAFALLAALAAWRMLAGGRRAAAEADTSVRLPSALGSALGSAAVATLVPSPALVPSPALVPSPALAGVPGGGAVSGGAAGAAAVTETETETTPAGVSLDACPLPVASGAAGRVPVSARRSALAGAGLGAATGVLGVGGGFLAVPALVSFLAFPMAEAIGTSLLVITLNSLAALLPRLGAAAEIPWTTVGPFAAAAVLGAWDGKRLASKLSGRTLQRLFAGALLAVAALMLVDAVL
- a CDS encoding rhodanese-like domain-containing protein, translated to MAWTPQPPVPAQIDPTEAHRLAAAGEALLLDVREPEEHAELHAPGAVLVPLGDLDGAAGLETVRAAGDGRLVLAVCRSGNRSQAATELLNAHGLPTVNVAGGMRDWLRAGLPAHDGACRCGGAV